The Planctellipticum variicoloris DNA window TTGGCGGAGGCCAATCATCGTCTGGAGGCCGCGTGGGAGCAACTGGCGACGATGGCCGGCGTACCCTCGCTCCCCGTGACAACACTATCAGAACCAGGTAACGACGAGATTCCGGATCTCGATCTGGAATCTCAATGGCAGCAACTGTTGGCGGAAAGTCCGCAATTGAAATCTGCTGAATCGGAGTTGGATCACGGATGGGCCGCATTACGGCAGTCAGAGGCACAGGCGATTCCGAATGTGACTGTGCAAGTCGTGGCCGACTATGATCGCGTGACGCAGTCCACTACGGCGAGCACGCTCGTCGCGTTGCCGCTGCCGATCTTCAACCGCAACCAAGGCAACATCGACAAGGCTATGGCCGATGTCCGCGTGGATCAAGCGGACGTCGCCCGCGTACAACTCGTCCTTCGCGACCAGTTGGCGGATTCCTTCCGACGCTACAAATCCAGCCGCGTACAAGCCGAAACGTTGACGAAGTCTATCCTGCCGGCCTCAGAAGAGAACCTGAAACTCACGATGGCGGCTTACAAAGGCGGGGAAGTCGGCTTCCGCGATGTACTGTTCGCTCAGGAGGCGTTTGCCCAAAGTCAAATCGCGAGAATCGAAGCCGTCACGGAAGCGCAGAAGGTCGCGGTGGAGATCGCAGGTTTGCAATTGACGGGGGGGCTGAACCCGGCGGCGATCGGCTCTGCCATTCAAACGCAAGGCGGCGGCGGTTCACGGCAACGTGCTCTGCTGCAGGAAGTCCAGGATCGGGCTGCCAAGCAACTGCTGCCAGCGGCCCAGATTGGACG harbors:
- a CDS encoding TolC family protein, whose protein sequence is MGHRILAGLLSLYVVALSAGCAQTSAIRIGKSEPRRSDARAGVGESDTSRLSVKNKSLNTEAGEIQLTSSEEPPLVPAPTEAGSGELSLEHNSGSVVLTLAELESLALQNNPTLSQAGAAVDQEWGAYRQSGLYPNPQIGYLNTSANQSAPKQSNGVFLSQEFVTAKKIPLSQAADSQEVKRLQWDQEAQRMRVINDLRIRYYEVLGAQKAVAVNRQLVSLSEESLSTAEKQFLGKSVPKTDVLQAQVLVNSSRITLAEANHRLEAAWEQLATMAGVPSLPVTTLSEPGNDEIPDLDLESQWQQLLAESPQLKSAESELDHGWAALRQSEAQAIPNVTVQVVADYDRVTQSTTASTLVALPLPIFNRNQGNIDKAMADVRVDQADVARVQLVLRDQLADSFRRYKSSRVQAETLTKSILPASEENLKLTMAAYKGGEVGFRDVLFAQEAFAQSQIARIEAVTEAQKVAVEIAGLQLTGGLNPAAIGSAIQTQGGGGSRQRALLQEVQDRAAKQLLPAAQIGR